In Dermacentor silvarum isolate Dsil-2018 chromosome 2, BIME_Dsil_1.4, whole genome shotgun sequence, the following proteins share a genomic window:
- the LOC119443085 gene encoding uncharacterized protein LOC119443085, which translates to MLLFPVAPSYADVFSFAEANPWVTDSLPPLMAPLLEHLFADVFAPFEPSKAEPCAPAEACCSPLGEDAPLVGDTGKVGDALPNVSASSSDEDCASAACAAASDEEQRSPPDFSRSFDVGGFLAGEVTVKAVGNCVEVHAGHLEKPPQGEDGDFVRREYTHRFTLPDDVRPDSVTSVLTKEGVLVVRAPRNGSVCVGETSSRSTGGS; encoded by the coding sequence ATGCTGCTCTTCCCAGTCGCCCCGAGTTACGCTGATGTGTTCAGTTTCGCCGAGGCCAACCCATGGGTAACGGATAGTTTGCCCCCCCTGATGGCCCCGTTGCTTGAACACTTATTCGCCGATGTGTTCGCACCATTCGAGCCATCGAAAGCAGAGCCATGCGCTCCTGCAGAGGCATGCTGCTCACCACTCGGCGAAGACGCGCCCTTGGTTGGAGATACGGGCAAGGTAGGAGATGCACTGCCGAACGTTTCAGCGAGCAGCAGCGACGAAGACTGTGCTTCAGCCGCCTGCGCAGCAGCTTCTGATGAAGAGCAGCGCTCACCACCGGACTTCTCCCGTTCCTTCGACGTTGGTGGATTCCTCGCCGGAGAGGTAACCGTCAAAGCTGTCGGTAACTGCGTCGAAGTCCACGCCGGTCACCTCGAGAAGCCCCCGCAGGGAGAGGATGGGGACTTCGTGCGCCGGGAGTATACGCATCGCTTCACGCTGCCAGATGACGTACGGCCAGACTCGGTGACATCTGTGCTGACCAAGGAAGGTGTCCTCGTGGTTCGAGCCCCCAGGAACGGATCCGTGTGCGTAGGAGAAACGAGTAGCAGAAGCACGGGTGGCTCATAG